In Capillimicrobium parvum, a genomic segment contains:
- the hisG gene encoding ATP phosphoribosyltransferase gives MTPLNLTIAVPRGALMPGTLDLLDRLGVDTSEVRANDRKLLFESVGIVTMRPSDVPTYVEAGAADIGICGKDVLMEQAGRHVYELLDLAFGGCQMVLASRAGDDPAVEALRRLGVMRVATKYPRIAARYFEDTGRQAEIVEVKGSVELAPLTGLVEAIVDLTATGTTLRENGLVIREEIASSTARLIANPVSHKLRAREIDAVVEALRAG, from the coding sequence ATGACGCCGCTGAACCTGACGATCGCCGTGCCGCGCGGTGCGCTGATGCCCGGCACGCTCGACCTGCTCGACCGCCTCGGCGTCGACACGTCCGAGGTGCGCGCGAACGACCGCAAGCTGCTCTTCGAGTCGGTGGGCATCGTCACGATGCGCCCCTCCGACGTGCCGACCTACGTCGAGGCCGGCGCCGCCGACATCGGCATCTGCGGCAAGGACGTGCTCATGGAGCAGGCCGGCCGCCACGTCTACGAGCTGCTCGACCTCGCCTTCGGCGGGTGCCAGATGGTGCTCGCGTCACGCGCGGGCGACGATCCCGCGGTCGAGGCGCTGCGTCGGCTCGGCGTGATGCGGGTCGCGACGAAATACCCGCGGATCGCCGCGCGCTACTTCGAGGACACGGGGCGCCAGGCCGAGATCGTGGAGGTCAAGGGGTCGGTCGAGCTGGCGCCGCTGACCGGCCTCGTCGAGGCGATCGTCGACCTCACCGCCACCGGCACCACGCTGCGCGAGAACGGCCTGGTCATCCGCGAGGAGATCGCCTCGTCGACCGCGCGCCTGATCGCCAACCCGGTGTCCCACAAGCTGCGCGCGCGGGAGATCGACGCGGTCGTGGAGGCCCTGCGTGCAGGTTGA
- the hisD gene encoding histidinol dehydrogenase translates to MQVERFALTEGGGAGEAAAVAAAVRALAPEPASVAGGVAAIIARVRGEGDAAVLDLTREHDTRGTEPAPLRVAAHELDVAAAQLRSDVRAGLEVAMANVAAVAGASLGDDAEILLPQGQRVLVRELPVRRAAVYVPGGRAPYPSTVVMGAVTARVAGVDEVVVCTPPGPTGDVNPVVLGACALCGVDEVYRMGGAQAVAALAYGTETVTRVDVIVGPGNLWVQEAKVQACAAVGIDGFAGPSDLLVVADAGVDARVVALDLLGQAEHGPGSLVVLTSDDAPTLRAVTEQAAALAAERSTVAFAPLAVVAAPHMDDALAFANAFAPEHMQLVGQRAEARAGAVRCAGTLLVGSASGTAFTDYVAGSNHVLPTGGAARFASGLSPRHFRRRMSEVHLGASAAALARAGAPVARAEGFTVHAESMEARQNGTRV, encoded by the coding sequence GTGCAGGTTGAGCGCTTCGCGCTGACCGAGGGCGGCGGCGCGGGGGAGGCCGCGGCCGTCGCGGCGGCGGTGCGCGCGCTCGCGCCGGAGCCGGCCTCCGTCGCCGGCGGGGTGGCCGCGATCATCGCCCGGGTCCGTGGCGAGGGCGACGCCGCGGTCCTCGACCTCACGCGCGAGCACGACACGCGGGGCACCGAGCCGGCACCGTTGCGCGTCGCCGCGCACGAGCTCGACGTGGCGGCCGCGCAGCTGCGCTCCGACGTCCGCGCCGGCCTCGAGGTGGCGATGGCGAACGTCGCCGCCGTCGCGGGCGCGAGCCTCGGCGACGACGCCGAGATCCTCCTGCCGCAGGGCCAGCGGGTCCTCGTCCGCGAGCTGCCCGTGCGCCGCGCCGCCGTCTACGTCCCGGGCGGGCGCGCGCCGTACCCCTCGACGGTCGTGATGGGCGCGGTCACGGCGCGGGTCGCCGGCGTCGACGAGGTCGTCGTCTGCACGCCGCCCGGTCCGACCGGCGACGTCAACCCGGTCGTGCTCGGCGCGTGCGCGCTGTGCGGGGTCGACGAGGTCTACCGCATGGGCGGCGCCCAGGCAGTCGCCGCACTCGCGTACGGGACGGAGACGGTCACCCGCGTGGACGTGATCGTGGGCCCGGGCAACCTGTGGGTCCAGGAGGCCAAGGTGCAGGCGTGCGCCGCGGTCGGGATCGACGGGTTCGCCGGTCCGTCGGACCTGCTCGTCGTGGCCGATGCCGGGGTGGACGCGCGGGTCGTCGCGCTCGACCTGCTCGGACAGGCCGAGCACGGGCCGGGCTCGCTCGTCGTGCTCACGTCGGACGACGCGCCGACGCTGCGGGCCGTCACCGAGCAGGCGGCCGCGCTCGCGGCGGAGCGCTCGACCGTCGCGTTCGCGCCGCTGGCGGTCGTCGCCGCGCCGCACATGGACGACGCGCTCGCCTTCGCGAACGCGTTCGCGCCCGAGCACATGCAGCTCGTCGGCCAGCGGGCCGAGGCCCGCGCCGGCGCGGTGCGCTGCGCGGGCACGCTGCTCGTCGGCTCCGCGAGCGGCACCGCGTTCACCGACTACGTCGCGGGCTCCAACCACGTGCTGCCCACCGGCGGCGCCGCGCGCTTCGCCTCGGGGCTGTCGCCACGCCACTTCCGCCGGCGCATGAGCGAGGTCCATCTCGGCGCCAGCGCGGCCGCCCTCGCGCGCGCGGGCGCGCCCGTGGCCCGCGCCGAGGGGTTCACCGTGCACGCGGAGTCGATGGAAGCTCGACAGAATGGAACGCGCGTATGA
- the hisB gene encoding imidazoleglycerol-phosphate dehydratase HisB, which yields MTTTTRTSEIARRTKETDVRLTLGLDGAGAGERSTGVGFFDHMLDLLARHGRLDLTVQVDGDLETGAHHTVEDTGIVLGQALDQALGDRSGITRYGHAVVPMDEARAACAIDVSGRPYVLFEAPELTPGVTGGFEHELAEEFFRALSNQAKLTIHLTVEAGTNAHHVIEALFKAFARALREAVAIDPTETGVPSTKGVL from the coding sequence ATGACGACAACGACCCGCACGAGCGAGATCGCCCGCCGGACGAAGGAGACCGACGTCCGTCTGACGCTCGGTCTCGACGGCGCGGGCGCGGGGGAACGGAGCACGGGCGTCGGCTTCTTCGACCACATGCTCGACCTCCTCGCGCGCCACGGCCGCCTGGACCTCACGGTGCAGGTCGACGGCGACCTCGAGACCGGCGCCCATCACACCGTCGAGGACACGGGGATCGTGCTCGGCCAGGCGCTCGACCAGGCGCTCGGCGACCGGTCGGGCATCACGCGCTACGGCCATGCCGTCGTCCCGATGGACGAGGCGCGCGCGGCATGCGCGATCGACGTCTCCGGGCGCCCGTACGTCCTGTTCGAGGCGCCGGAGCTGACGCCGGGAGTGACGGGCGGCTTCGAGCACGAGCTCGCCGAGGAGTTCTTCCGCGCGTTGTCCAACCAGGCGAAGCTCACGATCCACCTCACCGTCGAGGCGGGGACGAACGCGCACCACGTGATCGAGGCGCTGTTCAAGGCGTTCGCGCGTGCGCTGCGCGAGGCCGTGGCGATCGACCCGACCGAGACCGGCGTGCCGTCCACGAAGGGCGTCCTGTGA
- the hisH gene encoding imidazole glycerol phosphate synthase subunit HisH: MTGATIAIVDYGMGNRRSVEKALEHVGARALISREPGDLRAADGLLLPGVGAFPAAMRTLRELDLEDVLLDCARGGMPFFGSCMGMQLLFESSEEHGGATGLGLLRGSVRRLDSQGRKLPHIGWNEVRWVRESPLLDGLPDPSTFYHVHTYVPHPSDQADVLGISDYGSEFASVVARDNVFGAQFHPEKSSTHGLALLRNFARLCDRVAA; the protein is encoded by the coding sequence GTGACCGGGGCGACGATCGCCATCGTCGACTACGGCATGGGCAACCGGCGCTCGGTCGAGAAGGCGCTCGAGCACGTCGGCGCGCGCGCGCTCATCAGCCGCGAGCCCGGCGACCTGCGCGCCGCCGATGGGCTGCTGCTGCCCGGGGTCGGCGCCTTCCCGGCCGCGATGCGCACCCTGCGCGAGCTCGACCTCGAGGACGTGCTGCTCGACTGCGCGCGCGGCGGCATGCCGTTCTTCGGCTCGTGCATGGGCATGCAGCTCCTGTTCGAGAGCTCGGAGGAGCACGGCGGCGCGACCGGGCTCGGCCTGCTGCGCGGCAGCGTCCGGCGGCTCGACAGCCAGGGCCGGAAGCTGCCGCACATCGGCTGGAACGAGGTGCGCTGGGTGCGCGAGTCGCCGTTGCTCGACGGCCTGCCCGACCCGTCGACCTTCTACCACGTGCACACGTACGTCCCGCATCCGTCCGACCAGGCCGACGTGCTCGGCATCAGCGACTACGGCAGCGAGTTCGCCTCCGTCGTCGCGCGCGACAACGTGTTCGGTGCGCAGTTCCATCCCGAGAAGTCGTCGACGCACGGCCTGGCGCTGCTGCGCAACTTCGCCCGCCTCTGCGACCGGGTGGCCGCCTGA
- the hisA gene encoding 1-(5-phosphoribosyl)-5-[(5-phosphoribosylamino)methylideneamino]imidazole-4-carboxamide isomerase — MRLYPAIDISEGKAVRLVKGDFDAKTVYDDDPLDAARAWVRQGARYLHVVDLDGAKQGAPENLHHLERIARELQVPVQYGGGLRDLAAVRAALRAGAQRIVLGTAAFRDVDFLDETLSAWGERVVVSVDVRGGKVSSAGWQETTQMPADDAIRRLQDRGVRQFVYTNVDKDGMLEGIDLEEVAWVASIVRGRFLISGGIGSLADLEGLMSLRQVNLAGVIVGKALYEHRFTVEEALEVLDERRAPASPEDETDHASAGNEP; from the coding sequence ATGCGCCTGTATCCCGCGATCGACATCTCCGAAGGCAAGGCCGTGCGGCTCGTCAAGGGGGACTTCGACGCGAAGACCGTCTACGACGACGACCCGCTCGACGCCGCCCGCGCCTGGGTGCGGCAGGGGGCGCGCTACCTGCACGTCGTCGACCTCGACGGCGCCAAGCAGGGCGCGCCGGAGAACCTGCACCACCTCGAGCGCATCGCTCGCGAGCTGCAGGTGCCCGTGCAGTACGGCGGCGGCCTGCGCGACCTCGCCGCGGTGCGCGCCGCGCTGCGCGCGGGCGCCCAGCGGATCGTGCTCGGCACGGCGGCGTTCCGCGACGTGGACTTCCTCGACGAGACGCTCTCGGCCTGGGGCGAGCGCGTGGTCGTCAGCGTCGACGTCCGCGGCGGCAAGGTGTCGTCGGCCGGCTGGCAGGAGACGACGCAGATGCCGGCCGACGACGCGATCCGCCGCCTGCAGGACCGCGGCGTGCGCCAGTTCGTCTACACGAACGTCGACAAGGACGGGATGCTCGAGGGCATCGACCTGGAGGAGGTCGCGTGGGTCGCCTCGATCGTGCGCGGGCGCTTCCTGATCTCGGGCGGGATCGGGTCGCTCGCCGACCTCGAGGGGCTCATGAGCCTGCGCCAGGTGAACCTCGCCGGCGTGATCGTCGGCAAGGCGCTCTACGAGCATCGCTTCACCGTCGAGGAGGCCCTCGAGGTCCTCGACGAGCGGCGGGCGCCGGCCTCGCCGGAGGACGAGACGGACCACGCATCGGCCGGGAACGAGCCGTAG
- a CDS encoding N-acetylglucosamine kinase, whose protein sequence is MIAGIDAGQTGVRAALEDAAPGPVVAGVPRMEGDVTPDRVADALLVALASVVGQDGVDAVGVGMSGFELASAPDLVHIAARLREVAGPGARVALASDGVTSLIGALGGARPGVVVAAGTGVVVLAHDGAAGWARVDGWGALLGDDGSGFAVGRAGLRAAMRAFDGREGGSAALRTAAEGRWGPVQTLPAAVLRQEEPPSRAVASFAPDVAAAARDGDPVAIAIWARAGDGLARSVAAACERTFAEGSEVDVVRLGNLWGAGDLLDAPFRAGLAARWPDARVVAAAGTSLDGAIELAGSDAPGPVRGLLWRG, encoded by the coding sequence ATGATCGCGGGCATCGACGCCGGGCAGACCGGAGTGCGGGCCGCGTTGGAGGACGCTGCGCCCGGACCGGTGGTCGCCGGCGTGCCGCGCATGGAGGGCGACGTCACGCCCGACCGCGTGGCGGATGCGCTGCTCGTCGCGCTCGCATCGGTGGTCGGGCAGGACGGCGTCGACGCGGTGGGCGTCGGGATGTCCGGGTTCGAGCTGGCGTCGGCGCCCGACCTGGTGCACATCGCGGCGCGACTGCGCGAGGTCGCCGGGCCGGGTGCGAGGGTGGCGCTTGCGTCTGACGGGGTGACGTCGCTGATCGGCGCGCTCGGCGGGGCACGGCCGGGGGTGGTGGTCGCCGCCGGCACGGGCGTCGTGGTGCTCGCGCACGACGGTGCGGCGGGCTGGGCCCGGGTCGACGGCTGGGGAGCCCTGCTCGGCGACGACGGCAGCGGCTTCGCCGTAGGCCGGGCCGGCCTGCGCGCCGCGATGCGCGCCTTCGACGGGCGCGAGGGCGGATCTGCGGCGCTGCGAACGGCGGCCGAGGGGCGGTGGGGGCCGGTGCAGACGCTGCCCGCCGCGGTGCTGCGCCAGGAGGAGCCGCCGTCGCGGGCGGTGGCGAGCTTCGCGCCGGACGTGGCGGCGGCGGCCCGCGACGGCGACCCGGTGGCCATCGCTATCTGGGCGCGGGCGGGCGACGGACTGGCCAGGTCGGTGGCCGCCGCCTGCGAGCGGACGTTCGCCGAGGGCTCGGAGGTCGACGTGGTCCGGCTGGGCAACCTGTGGGGCGCCGGCGACCTGCTCGACGCGCCGTTCCGCGCGGGCCTGGCGGCGCGCTGGCCTGATGCGCGGGTGGTCGCGGCGGCCGGGACGTCACTCGACGGGGCGATCGAGCTGGCCGGGTCGGACGCGCCCGGACCGGTGCGGGGGTTGCTGTGGCGGGGGTGA
- a CDS encoding N-acetylmannosamine-6-phosphate 2-epimerase: protein MAGVIERLRGGLIVSISAPAGSPLAGPAHVAAIAVAAERGGAAALRVDGPDAVAAIRPAVSVPIIGLRRRAIPGSAVTITPEVHDAIAVCEAGADLVAFDATARPRAAGEGAASFLRRLRAAVGPGIALVADVDDIGAGQAAAEEGADLVATTLAGYTAPGSAPVPTEPDLEMLAGLASRSSVPVIAQGRYSTQQQVADAFAVGAFAVAVGTAITDPTELTRRFAAAAPGRAG, encoded by the coding sequence GTGGCGGGGGTGATCGAGCGCCTGCGCGGCGGGCTCATCGTGTCGATCTCGGCACCGGCCGGCAGCCCGCTCGCGGGTCCGGCGCACGTGGCGGCGATCGCGGTGGCGGCAGAGCGCGGGGGTGCGGCGGCTCTGCGCGTCGACGGACCGGACGCGGTGGCGGCGATCCGGCCGGCGGTGTCGGTGCCCATCATCGGGCTGCGGCGGCGGGCGATCCCGGGGTCGGCGGTCACGATCACCCCCGAGGTGCACGACGCGATCGCGGTGTGCGAGGCGGGGGCCGACCTCGTCGCGTTCGACGCGACGGCGCGGCCGCGCGCCGCCGGCGAGGGCGCGGCGAGCTTCCTGCGGCGCCTGCGCGCCGCGGTGGGGCCCGGCATCGCCCTCGTCGCGGACGTCGACGACATCGGGGCGGGGCAGGCCGCGGCGGAGGAGGGTGCGGATCTCGTCGCCACGACGCTCGCCGGCTACACGGCGCCGGGTTCGGCGCCGGTGCCGACCGAGCCCGACCTCGAGATGCTCGCGGGCCTGGCGTCGCGCTCGTCCGTCCCCGTCATCGCGCAGGGCCGCTACTCGACGCAGCAGCAGGTGGCCGACGCGTTCGCGGTCGGCGCGTTCGCCGTGGCGGTCGGGACGGCGATCACCGATCCGACGGAGCTGACCCGGCGGTTCGCCGCGGCGGCGCCGGGCCGGGCGGGCTGA
- a CDS encoding sulfurtransferase, with translation MSDLPLVVDGAWLEARLDDPRLRVLDATAHLRLPADGAVELRPGRESYEQEHIPGAAFADLLGDLAAPGASLPFTVPESDHFARRIGELGVGDGTYVVVYDQFDPERDPEHYQLWAPRLWWHLRLEGFDDVAVLDGGLGLWKAEGRPTTTEPSAYPPAQFHARRRPELLADADEVAAALDDEDVVVINTLAPQTYAAGHIPGTHNVSFTLLVDPKTGRMLAEHELREHFHPIGALHRHRKAITYCGGGIAACVGALALARLGRDDVAVYDGSMNDWTSDPSRAVAT, from the coding sequence ATGTCCGACCTGCCCCTCGTCGTCGACGGAGCCTGGCTCGAGGCCCGCCTCGATGATCCCCGCCTGCGCGTCCTCGACGCCACCGCGCACCTGCGGCTGCCCGCGGACGGCGCGGTCGAGCTGCGGCCCGGCCGCGAGAGCTACGAGCAGGAGCACATCCCCGGGGCGGCGTTCGCCGACCTGCTCGGGGACCTCGCGGCGCCCGGCGCATCGCTGCCGTTCACCGTGCCGGAGTCCGACCACTTCGCCCGGCGCATCGGCGAGCTCGGCGTCGGGGACGGCACGTACGTCGTGGTCTACGACCAGTTCGATCCCGAGCGCGACCCCGAGCACTACCAGCTCTGGGCGCCGCGCCTCTGGTGGCACCTGCGCCTGGAGGGCTTCGACGACGTGGCGGTGCTCGACGGCGGGCTCGGGCTGTGGAAGGCCGAGGGGCGGCCCACGACGACCGAGCCGTCCGCCTATCCGCCGGCCCAGTTCCATGCGCGGCGCCGGCCCGAGCTGCTGGCCGACGCCGACGAGGTGGCGGCGGCCCTCGACGACGAGGACGTGGTCGTCATCAACACTCTGGCGCCGCAGACCTACGCGGCCGGCCACATCCCGGGCACGCACAACGTGTCGTTCACCCTGCTCGTGGACCCCAAGACCGGCCGCATGCTGGCCGAGCACGAGCTGCGCGAGCACTTCCACCCGATCGGGGCGCTGCACCGCCATCGCAAGGCGATCACGTATTGCGGCGGCGGGATCGCGGCCTGCGTGGGGGCGCTCGCGCTGGCCCGGCTGGGACGCGACGACGTGGCGGTGTACGACGGTTCGATGAACGACTGGACGTCGGACCCGTCCCGGGCCGTCGCGACCTAA
- the hisF gene encoding imidazole glycerol phosphate synthase subunit HisF, translating to MHLKRVIPCLDVDAGRVVKGTRFLDLRDAGDPVELAALYDREGADELIFLDITATHEKRDTIVELARRTADEVFVPFTIGGGIRSAADAQAVLDAGADKVSVNSAAVARPELVSEMSRVFGDQCVVLAIDARRRTGGEGWEVHVAGGRTPTGRDVVAWAREGVERGAGEILLTSMDRDGTNDGYDLDLTRAVSEAVGVPVIASGGAGAPQHLADALQAGADAALAASIFHFGRFSIAETKEALLAAGLPVRHLAAA from the coding sequence GTGCATCTCAAGCGCGTGATCCCCTGCCTGGACGTCGACGCCGGTCGCGTCGTCAAGGGCACGCGGTTCCTCGACCTGCGCGACGCGGGCGATCCCGTGGAGCTCGCCGCCCTCTACGACCGCGAGGGTGCCGACGAGCTGATCTTCCTCGACATCACCGCCACGCACGAGAAGCGCGACACGATCGTCGAGCTCGCGCGCCGCACCGCCGACGAGGTCTTCGTCCCGTTCACGATCGGCGGGGGGATCCGCAGCGCGGCCGACGCGCAGGCCGTGCTCGACGCCGGGGCCGACAAGGTGTCGGTGAACTCCGCGGCGGTCGCGCGGCCCGAGCTCGTCTCCGAGATGTCGCGCGTGTTCGGCGACCAGTGCGTCGTGCTCGCCATCGACGCCCGCCGGCGGACGGGCGGCGAGGGCTGGGAGGTCCATGTGGCCGGCGGGCGCACCCCGACGGGCCGCGACGTCGTCGCGTGGGCGCGCGAGGGCGTCGAGCGCGGCGCGGGGGAGATCCTGCTGACCTCGATGGACCGCGACGGGACGAACGACGGCTACGACCTCGATCTGACGCGCGCGGTCAGCGAGGCGGTCGGCGTGCCCGTCATCGCCTCCGGCGGCGCCGGCGCCCCGCAGCACCTCGCCGACGCGCTGCAGGCCGGTGCCGACGCCGCCCTGGCCGCTTCGATCTTCCACTTCGGCCGGTTCTCGATCGCGGAGACCAAGGAGGCCCTGCTCGCTGCGGGCCTGCCCGTGCGGCACCTGGCGGCGGCATGA
- a CDS encoding class IV adenylate cyclase: MRRNVEWKARLRDPDAALGAAWAAGAEDEATLHQRDTYFHAVMGRLKLREQPPALAELIQYDRMDRAGPRTSAYRIVEVLDPAPLREALGAALGIRAVVEKERRVLLHAGTRIHLDAVDGLGTFAEVEAVVADGERLEDAHARAERWRALLGVADEDLLAVSYVDLMERTVSRRGPTSGRSGR, encoded by the coding sequence ATGCGACGCAACGTCGAGTGGAAGGCGCGCCTGCGCGACCCGGACGCCGCGCTCGGCGCCGCGTGGGCCGCCGGAGCAGAGGACGAGGCGACGCTGCATCAGCGCGACACGTACTTCCACGCGGTGATGGGGCGCCTGAAGCTGCGCGAGCAGCCGCCGGCGCTCGCCGAGCTCATCCAGTACGACCGGATGGACCGCGCCGGGCCCCGGACCAGCGCCTACCGGATCGTCGAGGTGCTCGACCCGGCGCCGCTGCGCGAGGCGCTCGGCGCCGCGCTCGGCATCCGCGCGGTCGTCGAGAAGGAGCGGCGCGTGCTGCTGCACGCCGGGACGCGCATCCACCTCGATGCGGTGGACGGGCTCGGCACCTTCGCGGAGGTCGAGGCGGTCGTGGCCGACGGCGAGCGTCTCGAGGACGCGCACGCGCGCGCCGAGCGGTGGCGCGCGCTCCTCGGAGTCGCCGACGAGGACCTGCTGGCGGTCTCCTACGTGGATCTGATGGAGCGGACGGTCAGCCGCCGCGGCCCGACATCAGGTCGCTCAGGGCGCTGA
- a CDS encoding CCA tRNA nucleotidyltransferase, producing the protein MTLERLAGVPGLQTLRAFARAHPGSPLWLVGGAVRDARLGAPVRDLDVVVEGDALAVAEALGEVVERHERFGTAEVLVEGGRINVAGARTETYAEPGALPDVELGAGIEEDLRRRDFTINAIAVALDDGRTITVPGAADDLDARRLRVLHERSFLDDPTRIYRMVRYAQRLGLAIDEETATLARTAVASGALLTVSRDRLANELRLMLGEDDPAGLLAAAHDWVGSGAPAVDPVPARAALALLPPDGRADVVLAASGAIGDGRRAARDVQWFDDSRPARRRAHDTAQGASELARALERAKRPSGVAAAVRGRPVEAVALAGALGPEAVARRWLEEQRHVRLEIDGRDVMAAGVAEGPAVRTALERALAARLDGAIPPGRDAELAAALGA; encoded by the coding sequence ATGACGCTCGAGCGCCTCGCCGGCGTGCCCGGACTGCAGACGCTCCGCGCGTTCGCCCGGGCCCATCCCGGATCACCGTTGTGGCTGGTCGGCGGCGCGGTCCGCGACGCCCGGCTCGGCGCGCCCGTGCGCGACCTCGACGTGGTGGTCGAGGGCGACGCGCTGGCGGTCGCCGAGGCGCTCGGGGAGGTGGTCGAGCGCCACGAGCGGTTCGGCACGGCGGAGGTGCTGGTCGAGGGCGGGCGGATCAACGTGGCGGGCGCGCGGACGGAGACGTACGCCGAGCCGGGCGCGCTGCCGGACGTCGAGCTCGGCGCAGGCATCGAGGAGGACCTGCGCCGGCGGGACTTCACGATCAACGCGATCGCGGTCGCGCTGGACGACGGGCGCACGATCACGGTCCCCGGCGCGGCGGACGATCTCGACGCGCGTCGGCTGCGGGTCCTGCACGAGCGGTCGTTCCTCGACGATCCCACCCGGATCTACCGGATGGTGCGCTACGCGCAGCGCCTCGGGCTCGCCATCGACGAGGAGACCGCGACGCTGGCCCGGACGGCGGTCGCGTCCGGCGCCCTGCTGACGGTCAGCCGCGACCGGCTCGCCAACGAGCTGCGCCTGATGCTCGGCGAGGACGACCCCGCCGGGCTGCTCGCCGCCGCGCACGACTGGGTCGGCAGCGGCGCGCCGGCGGTCGACCCGGTGCCGGCGCGCGCGGCGCTCGCGCTCCTCCCGCCGGACGGGCGGGCCGACGTGGTGCTCGCCGCGAGCGGGGCGATCGGCGACGGCAGGCGCGCGGCGCGTGACGTCCAGTGGTTCGACGACTCGCGGCCGGCGCGGCGCCGGGCGCACGACACGGCGCAGGGCGCGAGCGAACTGGCGCGGGCGCTCGAGCGGGCCAAGCGCCCGTCGGGCGTGGCGGCCGCGGTGCGGGGACGCCCGGTGGAGGCGGTCGCGCTCGCCGGGGCGTTGGGGCCGGAAGCGGTCGCGCGGCGGTGGCTGGAAGAGCAGCGCCACGTGCGCCTCGAGATCGACGGTCGCGACGTGATGGCGGCCGGCGTGGCCGAGGGTCCGGCGGTCCGGACGGCGCTCGAGCGCGCCCTCGCCGCGCGCCTGGACGGCGCGATCCCGCCAGGCCGCGACGCCGAGCTGGCCGCCGCGCTGGGGGCGTGA
- a CDS encoding polyphenol oxidase family protein, with product MFHWDGDHLAADLPHGARALFTTRRGGVSEGPFASLHLGRTAPGDSGGDTAEHVAANRARLAQAAGERTLRIARQVHGADVATDDDPRLEADAQVTTRMDVAATVLVADCLPVALATPHAVAMVHAGWRGLAGGVLRNGLRALGDGPVTAAIGPAIGVCCFEVGDEVRAAFPAHPAARRRRNLDLKLIARRELQAAGVQAIEDCDLCTFCEPRLFFSHRRDGERTGRQAGVAWRS from the coding sequence ATGTTCCACTGGGACGGCGATCACCTGGCCGCGGACCTGCCGCACGGCGCGCGGGCGCTGTTCACGACGCGGCGCGGCGGCGTGTCGGAGGGGCCGTTCGCGTCGCTGCACCTGGGGCGGACCGCGCCCGGCGACAGCGGTGGCGACACGGCGGAGCACGTCGCGGCCAACCGCGCCCGACTCGCGCAGGCCGCCGGCGAGCGGACCCTGCGCATCGCCCGGCAGGTCCACGGCGCCGACGTCGCCACCGACGACGACCCGCGCCTCGAGGCCGACGCGCAGGTCACCACCCGCATGGACGTGGCCGCCACCGTGCTGGTGGCGGACTGCCTGCCGGTCGCGCTCGCCACGCCGCATGCCGTCGCCATGGTCCACGCGGGCTGGCGCGGCCTCGCGGGCGGCGTGCTGCGCAACGGTCTGCGGGCGCTCGGCGACGGCCCGGTGACCGCGGCGATCGGCCCGGCGATCGGCGTGTGCTGCTTCGAGGTCGGCGACGAGGTCCGCGCGGCGTTCCCCGCGCACCCCGCCGCCCGCCGCCGCCGCAACCTGGACCTCAAGCTCATCGCCCGCCGAGAACTGCAGGCGGCCGGGGTGCAGGCGATCGAGGACTGCGACCTCTGCACCTTCTGCGAGCCGCGGCTGTTCTTCTCGCACCGGCGCGACGGAGAGCGCACGGGCCGCCAGGCGGGGGTGGCATGGCGCAGCTGA
- a CDS encoding YggS family pyridoxal phosphate enzyme — protein sequence MAQLITGLEPDVVRENLAAVRSEVGEGVQVLAATKYVALEEMGVLAEAGVTLCGENRAQDLVAKQAAAPELTWDFIGQLQSRKVKQILPLVRYVHSVGSESALEQLDRHGTPETQVLVQVNIAREEGKAGVDPGDLPAFLERGAGGPYAVVGLMTMPPLAREPEDSRRWFAALRELAERHGLRELSMGTTQDYAVAAQEGATIVRVGSRLYNRG from the coding sequence ATGGCGCAGCTGATCACCGGGCTCGAGCCCGACGTCGTGCGCGAGAACCTCGCTGCCGTGCGGTCCGAGGTGGGCGAGGGCGTCCAGGTCCTCGCGGCGACGAAGTACGTCGCGCTCGAGGAGATGGGCGTCCTCGCCGAGGCCGGCGTGACGCTGTGCGGCGAGAACCGCGCCCAGGATCTCGTGGCCAAGCAGGCCGCCGCCCCCGAGCTGACGTGGGACTTCATCGGCCAGCTGCAGAGCCGCAAGGTCAAGCAGATCCTGCCGCTGGTGCGCTACGTGCACTCGGTCGGCAGCGAGTCGGCGCTCGAGCAGCTCGACCGTCACGGGACCCCGGAGACGCAGGTTCTCGTGCAGGTGAACATCGCCCGCGAGGAGGGCAAGGCCGGCGTCGACCCCGGCGACCTGCCCGCCTTCCTCGAGCGCGGGGCGGGCGGGCCGTATGCGGTCGTCGGGCTCATGACCATGCCGCCGCTGGCCCGCGAGCCTGAGGACAGCCGGCGCTGGTTCGCCGCCCTGCGCGAGCTGGCCGAGCGCCACGGGCTGCGGGAGCTCTCGATGGGCACGACGCAGGACTACGCGGTCGCCGCCCAGGAGGGGGCAACGATCGTCAGGGTGGGTTCGCGGCTCTACAATCGGGGTTAG